GGCGTCCGCCCGCAGCTCATCGCTCATGACTGTTCTCCTGATCGGTCTCCCCCGCCGCTTCCGAAGTCACCAGCGGCGTGCCGTCCTGGTAGCCACTGGAGCCGTCGGTGTAGAAATCCTCCTTCCACACGGGCAGGCGCTCCTTAAGCGTATCAATGGCGTACTGACCGGCCTGGAAGGCGTCACCGCGGTGGGCGGAGCGCACCGCCACCAGCACGCTGGCTTCGCCGATGCCCAACTCACCGATGCGGTGAACAATCCGGCACTCGGCGACACCGAAACGCTCGCAGGTTTCCTGCTCCAGCTCCTCCAGTACCCGCTCGGCCATGGGCCCGTAGGCGGTATACCGCATGCCGGCGACACCCCTGCCCTGGTGGTGATTGCGCACCGTGCCGCCGAAGACGACATAGGCGCCGCAGGTATCGTTCTCGGTGTCCGCCAACACAGTATTGATATCCAGGGGCTGCTCGGTAATTCGCTGCATCAGCGGGCCTCCGGCGGCATTGAATGGGAACCCCCGCTCACCGGGGGCAACAGGACCAGCGGCCGCGCCGGGTCCACGCGGTCGGCTCGGCGCACCAGGTGTTCGCCCTGGGCGCAGGCCACCCGGGGCAGGTGATCGGACAGCGCCGGCACCTCGCCCCGCAGGCGCTCCAGCACCTGCTCCACGGTGGGCGCCTCGTCCGGCACCTCCACCTGCAGCGACCGGGCGCCGGCGAGCTGCTGCAGTACGCCGTAGAACTCTACGTCCAGCATCGATCCTCCCGGGTCAGGGAACCGCCGCGGCGGCATCGTGTCCGAGTATGCCACAGAGCACCAGCGGGAAGGCACGGTGGCCCCGGCCACTGTGTTATCGTGAAACCAGATTCAGATCAGGGTGAGAGATGATGGAACTCCAGGACCTGGTAGACACCTTCGAATTTCTGGACGACTGGGAAGACCGCTACCGCCTGCTCATCGACATGGGGCGGGAGCTGCCGGAATTCCCGGATGATGCGCGCACGGAGCATAACCGGGTGGACGGTTGCACCAGCAACGTATGGCTGATCACCGAAGTGGAGGACGACAATCCGCCGCGCCTGCACTTCCGCGCGGACAGTGACGCCTTCATCGTCAAGGGGCTGGTGGCCATCCTGCTCAAGGCCTATTCGGGCCGGACGCCCCAAGAGATTCGCGACACCGACATCGA
The DNA window shown above is from Aquisalimonas sp. 2447 and carries:
- a CDS encoding SufE family protein; amino-acid sequence: MMELQDLVDTFEFLDDWEDRYRLLIDMGRELPEFPDDARTEHNRVDGCTSNVWLITEVEDDNPPRLHFRADSDAFIVKGLVAILLKAYSGRTPQEIRDTDIEGLFNRLGLSKQLTPNRRDGFFAMVKRIHGLAEQHGGTATANA
- a CDS encoding MoaD/ThiS family protein translates to MLDVEFYGVLQQLAGARSLQVEVPDEAPTVEQVLERLRGEVPALSDHLPRVACAQGEHLVRRADRVDPARPLVLLPPVSGGSHSMPPEAR
- a CDS encoding molybdenum cofactor biosynthesis protein MoaE: MQRITEQPLDINTVLADTENDTCGAYVVFGGTVRNHHQGRGVAGMRYTAYGPMAERVLEELEQETCERFGVAECRIVHRIGELGIGEASVLVAVRSAHRGDAFQAGQYAIDTLKERLPVWKEDFYTDGSSGYQDGTPLVTSEAAGETDQENSHER